The following are encoded in a window of Osmia bicornis bicornis chromosome 15, iOsmBic2.1, whole genome shotgun sequence genomic DNA:
- the LOC114878470 gene encoding dynein axonemal heavy chain 12-like isoform X3, protein MYKKKYFSLIQLILNEINNIYNKDMQNCIMEAILLMPNKNIDHFSTRNCMNYNILNEKNGFTYNIFIIRRELLKEKYFLSLEPIKFIINTAQSKLPTVICNFDHYCSYGLISLTDFQQMIISDIRKSLMLINQYYNEVSKAVAKIATDKKKLPSIMQCITHVFVQQIINIMIGSINHLLNILSDEHHCPQIKFQLILQNNQLLVSPSIEEIYSLYHSIIGNISTIAQDLVPLEEWLNIKPQSRYIKIKLPDWYIKESHDKLDVTLCNLFQSMNEHVAHISEEFYPICVPTIKDQILLLTSGEINFDLYLKYIEKYKIYLVKAKGIVANTYHTVGKLEQYEARNALKKESYNIVDIFLNKLIDYHQEFNLSICSEFENLKTKALNVPKNAQSLIELSEYVSYAFKVLMEDLECKIQKSIHMLSALLEITLLSEDHIELNRKTINWLHGIEPVFKQHHVLCEAMKTELEEDMQSRINDLNSEVDNIVPQLSVLDNMDDINRIGEYIEYYKGLLKQVKQIMGEMQRINEEERLFKFPETEYPKILELHEIIVPFYDLIYLIHQWQRDNAIWLDGPFEWLDAVIIEQKTLNYFEKITEMNKTFKARIKMDVSVNKCFKFSGIADDPDPMQQPAPLKLCWQALNDINDFKKYLPLVKCVCNPALRKRHWIEMSEICNFDLTPNAGTSLRKIIQFNLMDDIEK, encoded by the exons atgtataaaaagaaatatttttcattaatacaattgatattgaatgaaataaacaatatttataataagGATATGCAAAATTGTATAATGGAAGCTATATTATTGATGCCAAACAAAAATATAGATCATTTTTCTACACGAAATTGTATGAATTATAACATTCTGAATGAGAAAAATGGTTTCacttataatatatttataattcgccgcgaattattaaaagaaaaatattttctttctttagaaCCAATTAAGTTCATTATAAATACAGCACAGTCTAAACTTCCAACAGTTATCTGTAATTTTGATCATTACTGTTCTTATGGACTTATATCATTAACTGATTTTCAACAGATGATTATCAGTGACATTAGAAAATCTTTGATGCTAATAAATCAGTATTACAATGAAGTATCTAAAGCTGTAGCTAAAATAGCaactgataaaaaaaaattaccaAGTATCATGCAATGTATAACACATGTTTTTGtgcaacaaattataaatatcatgATAGGATCTATTAACCATTTGTTAAACATTTTAAGTGATGAACATCATTGCCcacaaattaaatttcaacttATTCTCCAAAATAATCAGCTTCTTGTTAGTCCTAGCATTGAAGAAATATATTCACTATATCATAGTATAATTGGGAATATTAGCACTATTGCCCAAGATTTAGTACCATTGGAAGAATGGTTAAATATCAAACCACAATCtagatatattaaaataaaattacccGATTGGTATATTAAAGAATCCCATGATAAATTAGATGTTACattatgtaatttatttcaatctaTGAATGAACATGTTGCACATATCAGTGAAGAATTTTATCCCATATGTGTACCAACAATAAAAGATCAAATACTATTATTAACATCaggagaaataaattttgatttatatCTCAAATACAtagaaaagtataaaatatatttagtaaAAGCAAAAGGAATTGTTGCGAATACATATCACACAGTAGGAAAATTAGAACAATATGAAGCTAGAAATgctttaaaaaaagaatcatataatattgtagacatttttttaaataaattaattgattatCATCAAGAATTTAATCTGTCTATTTGTTCAGAATTCGAAAATCTAAAAACAAAAGCTTTAAATGTTCCGAAAAACGCACAATCTTTAATTGAATTAAGTGAATATGTCTCATATGCTTTCAAAGTATTAATGGAAGATTTAGAATGTAAAATTCAGAAATCAATTCACATGTTAAGTGCATTATTAGAAATTACACTTTTATCAGAGGATCACATTGAATTAAACAGAAAAACTATCAATTGGTTGCATGGGATTGAACCTGTGTTTAAACAACATCATGTATTATGTGAAGCAATGAAAACTGAATTAGAAGAAGATATGCAAAGTAGaataaatgatttaaattCAGAGGTAGACAATATTGTTCCTCAACTTAGTGTTTTAGATAATATGGATGACATAAACAGAATTGGAgaatatattgaatattataaaGGTCTTCTCAAACAAGTAAAACAAATCATGGGTGAAATGCAAAGAATcaatgaagaagaaagattATTCAAGTTTCCAGAAACTGAGTATCCTAAAATACTAGAATTACATGAAATAATTGTGCCATTTTATGATCTAATTTATCTCATTCATCAATGGCAGAGAGATAATGCCATATGGTTAGATGGTCCCTTTGAATGGTTGGATGCTGTTATTATAGAACAAAAAACGCtgaattattttgaaaagatTACTGAAATGAATAAAACGTTTAAAGCAAGAATTAAAATGGATGTAAGTGTAAATAAATGCTTCAAATTTTCTGGAATTGCTGATGATCCAGATCCAATGCAACAGCCTGCTCCACTGAAGTTGTGCTGGCAAGCACTTAATGATAtaaatgattttaagaaatatttaccATTAGTAAAATGTGTATGTAATCCAGCTCTTCGAAAACGACATTGGATTGAGATGTCTGAAATATGCAATTTTGATTTAACACCCAATGCTGGAACaagtttaagaaaaattattcaatttaatttaatggaTGATATCGAAAA gTAG